Part of the Rhinolophus sinicus isolate RSC01 linkage group LG14, ASM3656204v1, whole genome shotgun sequence genome is shown below.
CAGGAACCCTTCACCATGATGCCCAGCCCTCCAGTAGCCTATAATTCGCTGGGAGCCGTCATCAGCATCGCTGTGCTGGGGTCGCTGCTGGTGGCCCTGGTGGCGCTGGTCATTGGCTACCGCCACTGGCAAAGGGGCAAGGAGCGCCAGCACCTGGCAGTGGCCTACAGCAGCGGGCGACTGGACAGCTCTGAGTACGTCATGCCAGGTGAGCTGGCCTGCGGGCGGGGGCACATAGGAGTGTGGGGGACACACAGCAGGGCTCCTACATCCCTCCCTGGGCCCAGGAGAGGGGAAGTGGGGcgctggagggagaagggggcTCAGGGCCGACCCCCGATCTCCTGGGACAGAatgcccaggcctggctctgacCAGGCAGCCCCCCATGCCTGAGTTTGTCTTTGCAGATGTCCCCGCCAGCTACAGTCACTACTACTCCAACCCCAGCTACCACACCCTGTCCCAGTGCTCCCCGAGCCCCCCGCCTCCTAACAAGGTCAGTGCTGGGGGACGCGTGCGCTGCGGACGGACGGGTGTCCACCTGCTTCTCTGGAGAGCCCCTGCTTGCATGTTTCTCTCCCTGTCCTTCCTGTCCCCCCTCAGGTTCCAAGTGGTCAGCTGTTTGCCAGCCTCCAGGCACCTGAGCGGCCAGGGGGGGTCCATGGGCATGATAACCACGCCACCCTGCCTGCCGACTGGAAGCGCCGCCGGGAGCCGCCTCCAGGGCCTCCGGACAGGGGTAGGAGCCTGAAGGTCAAGGCCTCCTGGCAGCCCAGCACCCGCCCCGTCTCAGTGTGTGTCTGTGGACCGTGTTCTGAGCCTCAGTGCTGGGGGAGGCTGGAGCCGGGGGAGGGGCCAGGGGTCTGATGCTGCGTGGTGTCCTGCTCCTCAGGTGGCAGCCGCCTGGACCGAAGCTACAGCTGTAGCTATAGGAACAGCAGTGGCCCGGGCCCCTTCTGTAGTAAAGGTGTGTGCAGGGGAGGGGGGCTGCCTGGGGCAAATGGGCCAGGGCTGGCCTGAGCCTGACTGCTTTCCCTCTCCTCAGGGCCCATCTCtgaagaggggctgggggccagtGTGGCTTCCCTGAGCAGTGAGAACCCCTACGCCACCATCCGGGACCTGCCCAGCCTGCTGGGGGGCCCCCGGGAGAGCAGCTATATGGAGATGAAAGGCCCTCCGTCAGGGTCTGCCCCCAGGCAGCCCCCTCAGCTCAGGGACAGCCAGAGGCTGCAACGGGACAGTGGCACCTATGAGCAGCCCAGCCCTCTGACCCATGGTGAGCCCTCCACTGGGGCAGGGGCCGGAGAGAACTGGGACAGGGAGGtagggaggggaagggacagggagagCATTGGAGGCAGCATGATGTGGCAGCAAGAACTTTCTGATACCCAGAAAAGTGGGGACAAGGCGGGTAACAAAGTGTCCTCCTGTCCTATGAGGAGGGCAGGTCTGGGTGGCCTTGTCCACGGGCAGCTGGGATGCTGCACAAACTGGCCTACAGCCAGGCACCAGCCCTCTGTCTGGGGGCAGAAGAGCCAGGGAGGTGAGGAGCCACCTGCCCCTGTCCTGTCCCCTTTCTGTCTCCAGACCGAGACTCCGTGGGCTCCCTGCCGCCCCTGCCTCTGGGCCTGCCACCTGGCCACTACGACTCCCCCAAGAATAGCCACATCCCCGGACACTATGACCTGCCCCCTGTGCGGCATCCCACGTTACCCCCACTTCGGCACCAGGACCGTTGAGGAGCCAGATGGTGTGCAGAGGCCAGCCCACCTGTTCTTGCTGCCCAAGGCTGGGGATAGCGCCGGCTGTGCCCtgccaggagagggagagaaccGGCAGGCCGAGAACATGGACACGTCTAACAGACGAAGAGAATGGAGACATGGGAGCCAGGCTCCCGGTTCCACGTTGGGACACTGGCTGGCAGGAGGCCTGCATTCCCTTTCCTCAGCCCACCGCACCCCAAGGCCCCCAGGGCCTGTGTACATATCCTGGTGGGTGGGGTGTTGCCGGATGAGTCCGATTTCAGACTGATGTCTAAAGTGTATATTGGGTACCTTTCCTATGCACTCCCAGGCTGggctctgtgtgcgtgtgtgtgtgtgtgtgtgtgtgcgtgagcaTGAGCATGTGTGGTTTCAGTGGGGTCCAGGCACAGGCCCTGCCCTTCGGCCCTCACCAGTTAGTAGAGAGGCAGCCTAAACTCCATTAACTAGTACTAGTCTCCTAACTGGCCCCCTGCATTCACTTGGTACCCGCTCCAGCCCAGCTGGCTAATGTCATCCCTGCCTGAAAACCTGCATGGGTGCCCCACTGCTCCTGGGCCAGACTCAGAACTGTCCAAGTTCCTAGAAAAGCCTCTGCTGGCCTGGCTGTCTCTCAGCCTCACTGGGACTGCTTGCTGTCCCTCTGCCCCAGTCATACTGGCCTCTCAGCCCTCCTCGCAGAGAAGCCTTCCTGCCACTGCGACTGCACAGCTGgaatcctcttcctcctcctcactcgCTAACTCCCGCTGGTGCCTCACATCCCGTCCTCTGGGAGGTGCGTCTCTCTCCTGGCACTGATCACAGCTGCCTTCATTCCGCAGATACCTGCAGGCCTGCAGGGTGCCAGATACCCTGCAATGTGTCGTTTATTTATGTGCTTCTTTGATTAATCTTTGCTTCCCCCACCGGACTGTAAGTTCCCTGCAAGCAGGGGTCCTCTGTTCATGCTCCACATTGGTTCCCTTTGGCAcagagtagacactcaataaacgTCCCCAAAAGGCTGAGTGGCTGAGTGAATTAAAAGTAGCAGTGACACTGGTAACATGGGCACACGGCATGCTCCGAGTGTTAACCGACGGCATAGGTGGGCACCTTCCCCAAGCTGGCACTGCTACGGGGGAAGCAGCAAGGCTGAAGGGCGGCAAGGGCTGGGAGTGACAGTGGGGCTGTGGGGGCGGGAGGCAGGAAGGTAGACAGGCGAGAGTGGACTGAATGAGGGCCCAGCAGGGGGAGCCCGCGAGGCTAGACTACCTGAGGACCTCGACACCGGGATTTCTGGAAGCGTGACCTGCCTTATTAATTCATTAGCAGATCAAGTAAGGCCCCAGAGCGCCAGGAGGCTAAATAGATGCGGTTAGAATGGAAAGCCGGCGCCACGTCAACTCACTGTGGGTCTCTCTGAACGTTTCCCACCAGAAGCCCTCTGCTCACAGGCCTAGGAGGGCGGGCCCAGGGACAGGATCTGCCCCCATCCGGACTCTCCCATCCTAGGTTCCTCAGACTGTCACCATCCCTGATAGGCCGGGCCAGCTCCCCGCTTTCCTGGGCTCAGTTTCCTGGGCGACTTTGGATGGCTGGGCGCCCACCGTATCCCTGGCCCCGGTCCTGGGCCGCCCTTGGCCTTCTTTCCTCGCACGCAGTCCGCGGGGCCGGGCCCTCCAGGGCTCTCCTGTCACCGGGACCTCAGGCCGCCCGCTCtggccccgccccccaccccgatCTAAGACCGCGGCGCCGGGTCCGCACGCGTGCGCTCAGCGGTTGCCCCATCCGCCGGCCCGCCCAGCTCGCGCGGTTGTCGTGGAGAGGGACGCGGAGGCGACGCAACTGCGGATCGCCGGGTCGGTGGACGCGGAATAGAGACCCCTGATTCATCCACTGCCTGAAGAATCACCACCCGTCCTGCCTCCTCGTCCCCGTGAGGGTTCCCTGAGTCGCTGCCGACCGCACCCACATGTCGGGAGAAGGGAGCGCACCGGGGACCTCGCCCAGGGCCCCGCGTCCCGCGACCCAGAAGACGTCTGGCACAGTGAGCAAGAAGGGGGATCGCGGAGCCAAGGAGAAGCCGGCGACCGTCCCGCCGCAGGTGGGCGAGGAGGAGCCCAAAAACCCTGGTACGCAGGCGGCGGGGCTGGGGGATCAGGCCTGGGGGCTGCGGCTTGCGCGCGGGCTGGCCAGGTGGGATGGGGCGGCGTCCCTGCGCCAGGCACCGGACTGGACGTGCAGAAGGACGCTGTGGTGGGCGAGACGGCCCAGCCGGGACGTAATAATAGACTTTCTGGTGCCACGTTCAGTATGAGTGTAGCTAGCTCCTGGCTCCTGGTAAGAGTGTCACAAGTGGTAACATCATCAGGTGTGTGGCGCCGGGCGCGTTTCTTCTCTGTAATGTGGAAATGTGAGTCCTGCCCGCCTGCGGCGGTGAGGAGTTGCAATGGAGTTGATGGTGAGAAAGCGTTTTGTAAACTGCAAATTCgtgttcattcaacaagcatgCATTATGCCCCCACTGTGTGCGGAGCGCCCTGTTCCATCTTGAAATAGGATCCCAGTTTGACTCCCATCAACTTCCTGAATCTCAGCTTGGCAGATGTTTGAAATGAACTATCTTAAAGAAGCCACACTGGTTTGGGGCTGACAAACGCAATAAGAGGCGTTGGGAGGACCGGGAGAGGTCCCCCTCTTTGGTCCAATGCAGACAGTCCTGCACGCGTGGGATTTACATGCTCTGAGAAAATAGAGCCAAGAGGAGTGTGAAGTGCTAGAACCTCCACGGAAACGCATTATCCACAGAGGGGAACTGATTGAAGGCTTCTTGATTCATAACCACCAGCTTTGCCACCAGACACGGAAAAGAACTTACCGGCCCTGGGGCAGCGCGCTAGCTCAGcaggttagagcacggtgctcttaacaataaggttgccagttgaatccccacatgggccaccgtgagctgagccctccacaactagattactTGACTTGTTGCTAATGGGTCCTGGACAAAGacacttaagtaaataaaagttaaaaaaaaccccacaaaacttaCCGGTCCTGCAGTCAGGGTAAAACAACGTGGGAAAAGGCCTTGCTTGGCCAGGCGCCATCTCTTCGTCAGTGCCGGTGGCAAAGCTGCGGGTCCCAGGAAAGCTCCTTGAGAAGAGAAGCGAGGCTCTAGAAAGCAATGCCCAACAGAACTTAATGTGACCTCCGAAATGTCCTCTGCCTGCGCTTTAGCTAGCAGTGATCCAGCGGACGGTGCAGCGCTAAAATGCGCTTGCTCCGGCCCTCCTCACCCCAGCATCCGCGAGCTTGTTCGAAATGCAAATATGGACTCCACCTGGGCTCAGGGATCGGAGTCTGCGCAGACCCGCCCAGGGGACTATTGTAACAGGCTTTCCGGTGTTCTTACAGTTCAAGAATCTGTTGTAGAGAAAGGTGGTAGGAGTGAAGCGAGGAAGGGCTGAGGGTTctcccagcagagggaacagcccaGGAAAGCAGGGGTGTGCAGGAGTCAGCTTCGAGGCGGGCCTGGGGTACCTTTTGTCCATCAGCTCACGTTTCTTGTGTTTGCGTCCCCCTGGGCGCATGAGGAGCACGTGTCTCACCCCTTTTCTGCAGGCACCTTCAAAGCTCTCTGCatcgtgcccccccccccccagtctctCCACACCCTCGGGCAGGCTCCTGCTGTTAGCCGCAGTTCCCCCTGCCCTGGGTGGTGGTGCTGCTGGGGCTCTAGGCCGCCGAGCAGGTGGGAGAGCCAGCGGGTACCAAGCCAGCCCTCTGCCTCCAGGTTCTGCCATTCGCCAGGGACACCCTTCCCACTTCCAGGCCACACTTCTTCCCGGATGCCCACGAGGGAGCAGGAAACAGCGGGGTCTCAGGGACTCAGGGTGGGGTGTGGTGGGCAGCTGTCTGAATTCATCAGTGCTTCACTGATTAGTATTTCTAAGGTGTTTAGAACAGTGGAGCGGGAGAAATTGCTGTATAAATGTTCGCCAAACAAACTAAAGCCCGGCGCTCTGCTGGACCTGGGGGTATGTGCGGTGGGGATGGGAGTGGAGAGGGTTCCTTTTGCTCACATCAGGCCTGGGGCTTCTTTCTCCGTGTGACCCTGGGGTGGAGACACCGTGTGGGAGGCGGAGACTCCCCAGGAGCGGAGAGCCCAGTGGAAGCGGCCTTGACCCATGGGGTGGGTGGCGGAGCCGGCACGCCCCGCGCTCCTGGCCCCCTTCCTTCCAGGTCTTGATTTCCCACTGTTTCCAGCGTTGGTCCTTACAACGcaactcacattttaaaatggttgtaAGGCTGTCCGCCTCGGAGGGGTGGCCCATCGTGAGGTCCGAAGCCCCGCGTGGTCGAGCGTGGGAACGCATGCGGGCGCGGCCTGGGGCTGTGACCACAGACCCGCGCTCCCTGCGCCCCCTCGCCCGCAGAGGAGTACCAGTGCACCGGCTCCCTGGAGACAGACTTCGCTGAGCTCTGCAAGCGCTCCGGGTACACGGACTTCCCCAAAGTTGTCACCCGGCCCCGCCCGCACCCTAACTTCGTCCCGTCCACGTCTCTGTCGGAAAAGCCCACCCTAGGTGAGTGACAGTGGAGCCCCTTCAGGGACACCTCGTCCATCCCCAGCCTCCCGTCGCACGGGGCGAATGGCGGGACGCATGGCAGGGGGTGTGTGAGGGGTGGCTTCAGGGGGCggctggggaggtggggatgcCCCGTCTTCCCCTCCACACTGGCAGACCTCAGCCTGGCCCCAGCTGCAGCCCCCGCCAGCGCCGCGCCCCCTTGGGACGGCCTCTCCCGCCTCACCCGGTCCCCTCGCACCCCTTCCTGCTAGACGACCAGCGGCTGTCGGGGTCCTGCAGCCTCAACAGCGTGGAGAGCAAATACGTGTACTTCCGTCCCACAGTCCAGGTGGAACTGGATTCGGAGGACAAGTCGGTGAAGGAAATCTACATCCGCGGTGGGCCCCGTCGGTCCTCGCCCCGCCCCTCCGCGTCTTCGCCCCGCCCCGTCCGCGTCCTCGCCCCGCCCCTCCGCGCCTTCGCCCCGCCCCTCCGCAGATCCCCCTCGCCTTCGCGCCCCCCTTCCCCCGAGGCCTGAGGCGCCCTCCTCCTTCCGCTTCTTCAGGCTGGAAGGTTGAGGAGCGGATCCTGAGCATCTTCTCTAAATGTCTGCCCCCGCTCGGCCAGCTGCAGGCCATCAAGTGAGGGGATGTGGCGGAGGGGGCGGGGACGGGACCTGAGACCAATGTGGGGGATGGCTCGCCAGAAAGAGCTGAGGGCGCAGGGAAGACCCTGGGGACCTGGAGAGGCGGGAGAAGCGTGCGGCTGCGAGGGCCGCGCGGGAAGGTGAtacacagctgtgttcctgtcccACCGCCACCAGCAGCTTGTGGAAGGCGGGGCTGACTGAGAAGACCCTGGATACCTTCATCGCTCTTCTGCCTCTCTGCTCACCCACGCTCAGGTCAGCACAGCGGGGCAGGCACGCGGGGAGGCCCCCGTGCCGGAAGCAGGCCGAGTGGGCGGCCGAGCGCGCagtctggggaggggaggggccctCCCAGCTCCTGCAGCCTGGGCCTCACATCCCTGTGGAGACAGGGCGCAGCCGGTGTCTGGCTGGTCGTGAAGCTCCCAGGGGCCACGACGCCGGCTGCCCTCTTCTGCCTACAGCAGTGCCGAAGAGCCTGACCTTTGGgacctcctcccctcctcccaccgcCGTCCACGCTCTCTCCCTGCAGGTTTTCCCGTTCCTCGCTGCCCGGGGCCTGACACTGTACCAGGGGCAGGTCCTTATCCTCCAGGACCTGGCAGTCCCGGGAGGGGGGAGGGACAGGATTTAGGAACAGATACCACAGGGCAGTGGGGCACTGTGGTGGTGGAAGACTGGTTCAGTGGAGGCGGCACCCCCCATGGGTGTGGGGCAGGGTGTCCTGGGAGacagcctggaggaggtggtgtgGAGCTGAGCCTTAAAGGATGGAAGATGAGCCAGCCTGAAAGGTTGAGCAATGATAACATCAtgggagagatttttaaaatatagaagctTTGTAGAGGGACCATGTGTTGTTACATTGATTATGTCCCAGTTTCTGTGAGATAAATCCATGTAGGTAGCTGGGTGCCTCTGGCTCAGAGTCCTGCAGAGGCTGCGGTGATATCAGCTGGGCGGGAGCATGTGCTTCCCAGCTCACTCAGGTGGTCGCAGTGTCCCGTGAGCTCCCCCAAAGGCATGAGTGCCCTGCCCACATGGCTGCCGGTGACCCAGAGTGCCAGAGACCACCCAGATGGAAGCCAGTTTTTTTGGAAGCTAAGCTTAGAAGTGGCCTCCCATCACTTTGGGCATATCCCATTCATCAGTGTGAGTCACTAACTCCtgccacactcaaggggaggggattacacGAGAGCATAGGAACCAAGAAGTGGGGGTCATGGGTCGTCCTAGAGTGACATCCTAGAGTGATGGCTAACTCTGGATGAAATGACCCCTTTATGTGCCACTCTTCTGGACTGTTAGTCTGGAGAACTGTCTCACAATTTCCTCTGTTGGGGGCCATCCTTTGACTGTTTCCGAGCTGCTCTCCAGAGTCCCACGCTTCCTCACCTGGCCTCGGTGGTGGCCTCCTGGTTCTCAgaccccctcctcccctcaggaAGGTATCTCTGGAGGGGAACCCACTGCTGGAGCAGCCCTATCACAAGCTAATGACGCTGGACAGCACGTGAGACTCCTttaccccacccccttctctgggCCTGCCCCCATTCCAGGCCACCCCTAGTCTCTACCCTTGCTTTCCCTCGAGCACCTCCCCAGGGAACCTCAATTCCTGTCCCTCCACCTTCAGACCCGATGGACCTCCTCATGCCGCCACGTTCCCCGAGGTTCCGGGTTCCTGGGaccctctttcctctcccattGCCCAGGGTCGTGCACTTGTCTCTGCGGAACAACAACATTGATGACCGCGGGGCGCAGCTTCTGGGCCGGGCTCTGTCGACGCTGCACAGCTGCAACCGGACCCTGGTCTCGCTCAACCTGGGCTTTAACCACATCGGGGACGAGGGCGCGGGCCACATCGCCAATGTGCGTGAGCGGCGGGAGGGACCCAGGGGTCCCCGGCGCCGGGAGGGACCCAGGGCCTCACTCACACCCACTCTGCCCCGTCCTGCCCCCAGGGCCTCCGGCTGAACCGCTCCCTGCTCTGGCTGTCCCTGGCCCACAACCGCATCCAGGACAAGGGCGCCCTGAAGCTGGCCGAGGTGGGTGTGCCGGCGGGCGGCCGGTGGAGAGCACGGCTCTGCTCCGGCGTCTGAcccgccgccccgccccgcccggcccCGCCAGGTCCTGCGGCCCTTCGAGCTGGAGCACCGCGAGGTGGTGGAGCGCCGGCGCCTCCTGCTGGCGAAGGGGGAGCAGGAGCGCTCGCGGTCGGTGAGCCGCCGCCCGCGGCGCAGGCCTGTCCCTCTGTGAGCCTGGCCCGCTCCGCGCCTGGTCCGCCTGCACAGGCCTAGCGAACGCCAGCCCCTCAGGGCAGCAGCGTGCCTCGTCTAAGAGGAAGCAGTAGATTTAGCCCGCCCGGCCACACAGCGGCTCAGGACCTTGGCATGTTAGCCTCTGGCCCTGCTTCCTCACCTGTACCTACTTCTCAGCCTTGTTGAGAGGATTGACTGAGTTGATGCGAGGAGCGCACGGGAACGTATGAGTcggagcccccaccccaccccaggctccctgCCATTTCTTCCTCACAGCACCTCCCAAAGAAACCACTTTAGCATGTAGCCAGGAGATGGGGGTGGGTGCTGCCAGTGGGTCTTCCACTCAGGCGGGAGGCTCCCCCGCCCTCACTAAAGGGCACCGGCCTCTCCCCCCACTGTCTCCCCTCTGTGAGCACAGCCTTCCCGCTCTCGGCATGGGGACTCCAAAACGGACCGTGAGAAGAATCAGCTGATGGGGCTCAGTTCTGTCACCCTGGATAAGACAGAGAAGATGCCAGCAGTGAAGGCAACTAAGGGCCTGGGCAAGAAGAAGGAGAAGTTGGGGGTAGGTGAGCGGTGGGCACGAGAGCCTCGGCCTCGGCCTCGAGGAGCTGTGGGGCTTGGAGGTGAACAGGTCGGGAGTGAAGGTCCCACCCACTTCCTGCCCAGGGTCCTAACACTGGCCCTTCCCCACCTGCGTTCCGGCCCCCAGGGAGGGAGGACTTTCACCTGTCTCTTACGTCCTCCACAGGAAGTggtgaagaaggaggagaagTTGGGGTCTGGGCCGTCACCCATACAAGGAACCCCAAAGAAGGAAGACCCCGCAAAGGCAGGCAAGGGGAGTAAGTGCCAGCGGCTCTGGGGGCCgggccaggaggcaggagtggGGAGCTGGTCTCCTGGCCTGTCCCACCGTGCTCCGCACTGGTTTCCCGAggctgccccccagcccccagcggGGCCCCCTCCAGCTCTGTTTCTGCTGCACCCAAACCCAGCCCTTCTCTGGGGACCCGGGTGGTGTCAGGCCTGCACTCTGGCTCCTCTTCCGTCCAGAGGTAACCATCCCTGAGCAGAAAGTGACCAAGGGGAAAGGGCCCAAGACGGGGAGC
Proteins encoded:
- the LRRC71 gene encoding leucine-rich repeat-containing protein 71 isoform X6, coding for MSGEGSAPGTSPRAPRPATQKTSGTVSKKGDRGAKEKPATVPPQVGEEEPKNPEEYQCTGSLETDFAELCKRSGYTDFPKVVTRPRPHPNFVPSTSLSEKPTLDDQRLSGSCSLNSVESKYVYFRPTVQVELDSEDKSVKEIYIRGWKVEERILSIFSKCLPPLGQLQAINSLWKAGLTEKTLDTFIALLPLCSPTLRKVSLEGNPLLEQPYHKLMTLDSTVVHLSLRNNNIDDRGAQLLGRALSTLHSCNRTLVSLNLGFNHIGDEGAGHIANGLRLNRSLLWLSLAHNRIQDKGALKLAEVLRPFELEHREVVERRRLLLAKGEQERSRSPSRSRHGDSKTDREKNQLMGLSSVTLDKTEKMPAVKATKGLGKKKEKLGEVVKKEEKLGSGPSPIQGTPKKEDPAKAGKGKVTIPEQKVTKGKGPKTGSKEKRNTLLDSELVAEATEMLSPLLEPVEHRGGKVFMAGNKVLLYLNLVRNRITEVGLEGFLTSVQCQAHLLKSKSASKGPVGLLRLCLAKNLFSLPCPAYTTIQELLLPRDPLSKAKAREEEATAPPT
- the LRRC71 gene encoding leucine-rich repeat-containing protein 71 isoform X1, which encodes MSGEGSAPGTSPRAPRPATQKTSGTVSKKGDRGAKEKPATVPPQVGEEEPKNPEEYQCTGSLETDFAELCKRSGYTDFPKVVTRPRPHPNFVPSTSLSEKPTLDDQRLSGSCSLNSVESKYVYFRPTVQVELDSEDKSVKEIYIRGWKVEERILSIFSKCLPPLGQLQAINSLWKAGLTEKTLDTFIALLPLCSPTLRKVSLEGNPLLEQPYHKLMTLDSTVVHLSLRNNNIDDRGAQLLGRALSTLHSCNRTLVSLNLGFNHIGDEGAGHIANGLRLNRSLLWLSLAHNRIQDKGALKLAEVLRPFELEHREVVERRRLLLAKGEQERSRSPSRSRHGDSKTDREKNQLMGLSSVTLDKTEKMPAVKATKGLGKKKEKLGEVVKKEEKLGSGPSPIQGTPKKEDPAKAGKGKVTIPEQKVTKGKGPKTGSKEKRNTLLDSEQLVAEATEMLSPLLEPVEHRGGKVFMAGNKETASRRWGWRASSPRCSARPTCSSPRVRPRAPWGCSGCASRKTSSPCHVLRTPRSRSCCCRETPSARPRPGRRRPRHPPPSPSLLRPEASAVPAG
- the LRRC71 gene encoding leucine-rich repeat-containing protein 71 isoform X3; the protein is MSGEGSAPGTSPRAPRPATQKTSGTVSKKGDRGAKEKPATVPPQVGEEEPKNPEEYQCTGSLETDFAELCKRSGYTDFPKVVTRPRPHPNFVPSTSLSEKPTLDDQRLSGSCSLNSVESKYVYFRPTVQVELDSEDKSVKEIYIRGWKVEERILSIFSKCLPPLGQLQAINSLWKAGLTEKTLDTFIALLPLCSPTLRKVSLEGNPLLEQPYHKLMTLDSTVVHLSLRNNNIDDRGAQLLGRALSTLHSCNRTLVSLNLGFNHIGDEGAGHIANGLRLNRSLLWLSLAHNRIQDKGALKLAEVLRPFELEHREVVERRRLLLAKGEQERSRSPSRSRHGDSKTDREKNQLMGLSSVTLDKTEKMPAVKATKGLGKKKEKLGEVVKKEEKLGSGPSPIQGTPKKEDPAKAGKGKVTIPEQKVTKGKGPKTGSKEKRNTLLDSELVAEATEMLSPLLEPVEHRGGKVFMAGNKETASRRWGWRASSPRCSARPTCSSPRVRPRAPWGCSGCASRKTSSPCHVLRTPRSRSCCCRETPSARPRPGRRRPRHPPPSPSLLRPEASAVPAG